In Stieleria varia, one genomic interval encodes:
- a CDS encoding trypsin-like peptidase domain-containing protein, with translation MNALKFTQAAVSGSSTAQKVFRVGMAHVATAAVALLAMLTTLLSSQTAEAQIAGAVLVEFSADQCLSCRAMEPVIAQLENSGVPVRRINVAQEPDVARRYSIAQTPTFVVISGGREIARLVGPQSLPQLQNALRTSTRGPLVQTNSTIAQPPQTRLVASGSAAAPTQLVNETANTSLSPAGNFPASEPMPSVSIAQAVQVAQAATVRLKVHDGRGYGAGTGTIIDTHGEEALVMTCGHLFRETKGQGKIDVELFVGGQVKTVPGTVVDYDSENRDIALVAIRPGFAVQSVKVIGAGEVPQTGQSVFSFGCDHGDDPSRRDTRIIAVDKYNQEVGASNLEIAGAPVDGRSGGGLFDAAGRLIGVCNAADYKSDTGFYTGPGSIHWQLDRINLSHLYQGQPSAAGVNPAMVAANNAQQPPPALAMAPTTPMAGAVQPRASMDPSIMRASATAPIGSREVIVIVRDPNHPEDSQVMTIRQPTAELMHMLQSHAR, from the coding sequence GCCTTGCTGGCAATGTTGACCACTTTGCTGAGTTCGCAGACCGCCGAGGCCCAAATCGCCGGTGCCGTGCTGGTCGAGTTCTCCGCCGATCAGTGTCTCAGTTGCCGCGCGATGGAGCCTGTCATCGCCCAATTGGAGAACAGCGGGGTGCCCGTTCGCCGCATCAACGTGGCTCAGGAGCCCGACGTGGCGCGTCGCTACAGCATCGCTCAAACACCAACCTTCGTCGTGATCTCCGGCGGACGCGAAATCGCTCGCTTGGTCGGTCCGCAATCATTGCCCCAGTTACAGAACGCACTGCGGACCAGCACTCGCGGACCACTGGTTCAGACCAATTCCACGATCGCCCAGCCGCCCCAGACCCGTTTGGTCGCGTCGGGCTCTGCCGCAGCGCCGACTCAACTGGTCAACGAAACCGCAAATACGTCGCTGTCGCCCGCCGGCAATTTCCCCGCCAGTGAACCGATGCCATCGGTGTCGATCGCTCAGGCGGTCCAAGTCGCCCAAGCAGCAACGGTTCGGTTGAAGGTGCACGACGGACGCGGTTACGGCGCTGGAACGGGAACGATCATCGACACCCATGGCGAAGAAGCCTTGGTGATGACATGCGGTCACCTGTTTCGTGAAACAAAGGGGCAGGGAAAGATTGATGTCGAGCTGTTCGTCGGCGGCCAAGTCAAAACGGTCCCTGGAACGGTCGTCGACTATGACTCGGAGAATCGAGACATCGCTTTGGTCGCCATCCGTCCTGGCTTCGCCGTCCAATCGGTGAAGGTCATCGGGGCGGGCGAAGTTCCTCAAACCGGACAGTCCGTATTCAGCTTTGGTTGTGATCACGGCGACGATCCGTCGCGTCGCGACACACGCATCATCGCGGTGGACAAGTACAATCAAGAGGTCGGTGCAAGCAATCTCGAGATCGCGGGCGCTCCGGTCGACGGACGCAGTGGTGGCGGTTTGTTTGATGCGGCAGGTCGTTTGATCGGTGTCTGCAACGCCGCTGACTACAAAAGTGACACCGGGTTCTACACGGGACCGGGCAGCATCCACTGGCAACTCGATCGCATCAATCTGTCCCATCTGTATCAAGGCCAACCGTCCGCCGCCGGAGTGAACCCGGCGATGGTCGCGGCCAATAACGCTCAGCAACCGCCGCCCGCGTTGGCGATGGCACCGACGACACCCATGGCCGGTGCTGTTCAACCGCGGGCGTCAATGGATCCAAGCATCATGCGAGCATCGGCGACCGCACCGATTGGCAGCCGCGAAGTCATCGTGATCGTGCGTGACCCCAATCACCCCGAAGACAGCCAGGTGATGACGATCCGCCAACCAACAGCTGAGTTGATGCACATGCTGCAAAGCCACGCACGATGA